A stretch of the Brevundimonas sp. MF30-B genome encodes the following:
- a CDS encoding type II secretion system protein N produces the protein MIRGIPQFLASAREAVVTRPILARRAIEATLIALLVVQSGRAAWPLFATEPSAKPVERPAPDLSILSRFDAFFRTGEAGSLAGTQTGAAGQMRLYGVRSGPQGSAIIGLADGRQISIGVGEDVEPGLVLREAGADHVVLARGAALTRLEFAEVPVGAPPPPPPPEGEQVVAPPPAPAAVDPARLASALRPRMQGLTMRGLSIAHGPDAALFRGAGLQAGDVILAVDGTELNSPQALASLRTQLADKASVEIRYERDGEARATTLRTRP, from the coding sequence GTGATCCGCGGCATTCCCCAGTTCCTGGCTTCGGCGCGCGAGGCGGTCGTAACGCGACCCATCCTCGCCCGCCGGGCGATAGAGGCGACGCTGATCGCCCTGCTGGTGGTCCAGTCGGGGCGCGCGGCTTGGCCATTGTTCGCGACGGAGCCGTCTGCCAAGCCGGTCGAAAGGCCGGCGCCCGACCTGTCGATCCTGTCACGGTTCGACGCCTTCTTCCGCACCGGCGAAGCCGGGTCGCTGGCGGGAACCCAGACCGGAGCCGCCGGCCAGATGCGGCTTTACGGCGTCCGCTCGGGCCCGCAGGGCTCGGCTATCATCGGACTTGCCGATGGCCGGCAGATCTCGATCGGCGTGGGGGAAGACGTCGAACCCGGCCTGGTCCTGCGCGAAGCCGGCGCGGACCATGTCGTGCTAGCGCGCGGCGCGGCTCTGACACGGCTTGAGTTTGCCGAGGTTCCCGTGGGCGCGCCCCCACCTCCACCGCCGCCCGAAGGCGAGCAGGTCGTCGCCCCGCCCCCCGCGCCCGCCGCCGTCGATCCGGCGCGTCTGGCGAGCGCCTTGCGGCCCCGGATGCAGGGCCTGACCATGCGCGGTCTCAGCATCGCCCACGGCCCTGATGCTGCTCTGTTCAGGGGCGCCGGCCTTCAGGCCGGGGACGTGATCCTGGCGGTCGACGGGACCGAGCTGAACTCGCCTCAGGCCCTGGCGTCGCTGCGTACGCAGCTGGCCGACAAGGCGTCGGTCGAGATCCGATACGAGCGCGACGGCGAAGCCCGCGCGACAACCCTGAGGACCCGTCCCTGA
- a CDS encoding TonB-dependent receptor domain-containing protein, whose protein sequence is MKTVTLTLAGALMATSALTLPGAAAAQSAAAPLSGPAAVQPEIGEQDQPAALGEIVVLGRNIPEPNRQSSEVAAFLTSEDLARTGDSSAAEALTRVTGLSIVEGRFVYVRGLGERYSSALLNGSPLPSPEPLQRVVPLDLFPADILAGVTVQKTYSARYPGEFGGGVIDLTTLATPREPFLNFSLSVGANSETTGREGLIHFGSRTDFTSFDDGTRDVPGELRLAFQSGNRILAGQNYSDAQLRQIGQSLINAPLRLLQRETLPANFGVKLSGGNSMQTGLGEVGAVFVAAYDNAWRRRVGVQQEGRLSQGQIEAQADYDFQNTQNNVGVDLFGSLSLENGPNTVKWTNLYVRNVTKATRSREGFNDLTGNNTRDDYTEWFERELFSTQLSGEHYFGGRDEWELEWRGSWAQTSRDAPYETRFGYGQLPDGTFVHNIQSNRISFSELDDTVTSGGADLSYILPLSSAREAKFTVGVSGYDNQRDSVQRSLRFIAPNGLSQEQVRSRVDYLFSDFNIGPVLQIEEVTGSNGAAAYEADMRVWAGYAQVEAEVLPLVNLTLGARYEDGRQSVTPIDLFGGQTGFLPTQIEQDYILPAATLTWNFAEDMQLRVGASKTLGRPQFRELAPQQYTDTESDRTFIGNPYLVNTEIVNLDARLEWYFASGQYVTAGVFYKDLDKPVESSVVDQGASISQTFLNAPAAVVRGFEVEAKKYFDFPNAGLGFVADKRWLVQGNYTWADSEVQVKDGDTVITQNSLGVAQPASFYIIDGSRLQGQSEHVANLQLGWEDDAARSQATLIANYVSERSSARGRPGEPDLIQRPGVMLDFVYRKDFDVGQRTFGFALELRNLLNEDFLEYQELGQRVIVNGYDLGVSGSISLTARF, encoded by the coding sequence ATGAAGACCGTGACCCTGACCCTGGCCGGCGCCCTTATGGCGACCAGCGCCCTTACACTGCCCGGCGCCGCTGCTGCGCAGTCCGCCGCCGCGCCCTTGTCGGGCCCCGCCGCCGTGCAGCCGGAGATCGGTGAACAGGACCAGCCCGCGGCGCTTGGCGAGATCGTCGTCCTGGGCCGCAACATCCCCGAGCCCAATCGCCAGAGCTCCGAGGTCGCCGCCTTCCTGACGTCTGAAGATCTGGCGCGCACTGGCGACAGTTCGGCGGCCGAGGCGTTGACGCGCGTGACCGGCCTGTCGATCGTGGAGGGACGCTTTGTCTATGTACGCGGACTGGGCGAGCGCTATTCGTCGGCCCTGCTCAACGGATCGCCGCTGCCCAGCCCCGAGCCGCTGCAGCGGGTCGTGCCTCTGGACCTGTTCCCTGCCGACATCCTGGCTGGCGTGACGGTGCAGAAGACCTATTCCGCCCGCTATCCCGGCGAGTTCGGGGGCGGCGTCATCGACCTGACGACCTTGGCCACGCCGCGCGAGCCCTTCCTTAATTTCAGCCTGTCGGTTGGCGCGAACAGTGAGACGACCGGCCGCGAAGGCCTGATCCATTTTGGCTCGCGGACGGATTTCACAAGTTTCGACGACGGCACGCGCGACGTGCCCGGCGAACTGCGTCTGGCCTTCCAGTCGGGCAATCGCATTCTGGCCGGACAGAACTACTCCGACGCCCAACTGCGGCAGATCGGACAGTCGCTGATCAATGCGCCGCTGCGCCTTCTTCAGCGCGAGACGCTCCCGGCCAACTTCGGCGTCAAGCTGAGCGGCGGGAACTCGATGCAGACGGGCCTGGGCGAGGTCGGCGCCGTGTTCGTGGCGGCCTATGACAACGCCTGGCGCCGGCGCGTCGGCGTGCAGCAGGAAGGCCGCCTGTCGCAGGGCCAGATCGAGGCCCAGGCCGACTACGACTTCCAAAACACCCAGAACAACGTCGGTGTGGACCTGTTCGGCTCGCTGAGCCTGGAGAACGGCCCCAATACGGTGAAGTGGACCAACCTGTATGTCCGCAACGTCACCAAGGCCACGCGCAGCCGCGAGGGCTTCAACGACCTGACCGGCAACAACACGCGCGACGACTACACCGAATGGTTCGAGCGCGAGCTTTTCTCGACCCAGCTGTCGGGCGAGCATTATTTCGGCGGTCGCGACGAGTGGGAGCTGGAATGGCGCGGCAGCTGGGCCCAGACCTCGCGCGATGCGCCCTATGAGACCCGCTTCGGCTATGGCCAGCTGCCGGACGGGACATTCGTGCACAACATCCAATCCAATCGCATCTCGTTCAGTGAACTGGACGATACGGTGACCAGCGGGGGCGCGGACCTAAGCTACATCCTGCCGCTGTCGAGCGCCCGCGAGGCGAAGTTCACTGTCGGCGTCTCGGGCTATGACAATCAGCGCGACAGCGTGCAGCGCAGCCTGCGCTTCATCGCGCCTAACGGTCTTAGCCAGGAGCAGGTCCGCTCGCGGGTGGACTATCTGTTCTCGGACTTCAACATCGGCCCAGTGCTGCAGATTGAAGAGGTCACCGGCTCCAACGGGGCGGCGGCCTATGAGGCGGACATGCGTGTCTGGGCCGGCTATGCCCAGGTCGAGGCCGAGGTGCTGCCTCTGGTCAATCTGACCCTGGGCGCGCGTTACGAAGACGGCCGGCAGAGCGTGACGCCGATCGACCTGTTCGGCGGCCAGACCGGCTTCCTGCCGACCCAGATCGAGCAGGACTACATCCTGCCGGCGGCCACACTGACCTGGAACTTCGCCGAGGACATGCAGCTGCGCGTCGGCGCGTCCAAGACGCTGGGCCGGCCCCAGTTCCGCGAACTGGCGCCCCAGCAGTACACCGACACAGAGAGCGACCGCACCTTCATCGGCAACCCCTATCTGGTGAACACCGAGATCGTGAACCTGGACGCGCGACTCGAATGGTACTTCGCCAGCGGCCAGTATGTGACGGCTGGCGTCTTCTACAAGGACCTGGACAAGCCTGTTGAATCCAGCGTCGTCGATCAGGGCGCCTCGATCTCGCAGACCTTCCTGAACGCGCCGGCCGCCGTCGTGCGGGGCTTCGAGGTGGAAGCGAAAAAGTACTTCGACTTCCCCAACGCGGGCCTGGGCTTCGTCGCCGACAAGCGCTGGCTGGTGCAGGGCAACTACACCTGGGCCGACTCAGAGGTTCAGGTGAAGGACGGCGACACCGTCATCACCCAGAACAGTCTGGGCGTGGCCCAGCCGGCCAGCTTTTACATCATCGATGGCAGCCGCCTTCAGGGGCAGTCCGAGCACGTCGCCAACCTGCAGCTGGGCTGGGAAGACGATGCGGCGCGGTCGCAGGCGACGCTGATCGCCAACTATGTGTCCGAGCGCAGCTCGGCGCGTGGTCGCCCGGGCGAGCCCGACCTGATCCAGCGGCCCGGCGTGATGCTGGACTTCGTCTACCGCAAGGATTTCGACGTCGGCCAGCGCACCTTCGGCTTCGCCCTGGAGCTGCGCAACCTGCTGAACGAGGACTTTCTCGAGTATCAGGAGCTGGGCCAGCGAGTGATCGTCAACGGCTACGACCTGGGCGTTTCCGGTTCGATCAGCCTGACGGCCCGGTTCTGA
- a CDS encoding ABC transporter ATP-binding protein — translation MYTIDTLRIGYDRTVLSTLEKVVVEPGEFICLLGRNGQGKSTLLRTLAGFIPAVEGEACLDGRPVRRWPAAERARKVAVVLTDRPQVGSLRVHELVEMGRQPYTGWMGSLSDEDHEICDDVLKQVDGEQLRDRFVDSLSDGERQRVMIARALAQRPQVMLLDEITAFLDLPSRVTITATLRRIARETDVSIILSSHDLELSLNAADRIWLLPGDGRFVDGAPEDVALSGAIGKAFDQANLAFSLTSGRFETRGTSRGTAFIEADGPAAVWLGHAIKRLDFGVSGSRAGATVVIRHSSQGYELDGETYLTIHSLSKALIRRLG, via the coding sequence ATGTACACGATAGACACCCTCCGGATCGGCTATGACCGAACCGTCCTTTCGACGCTTGAGAAGGTCGTCGTCGAACCCGGCGAGTTCATCTGCCTGCTGGGGCGGAACGGCCAGGGCAAGTCCACCCTGCTGCGGACGCTGGCGGGCTTCATTCCGGCCGTCGAAGGCGAGGCCTGTCTCGACGGGCGGCCGGTGCGGCGCTGGCCCGCCGCCGAGCGGGCGCGCAAGGTCGCCGTAGTTCTAACCGATCGACCCCAAGTCGGCTCGCTGCGGGTCCATGAACTGGTCGAGATGGGCCGCCAACCCTACACGGGCTGGATGGGGTCGCTCTCGGACGAGGATCACGAGATTTGCGACGACGTCCTGAAACAGGTCGACGGCGAGCAGCTGCGCGACCGCTTCGTCGATAGCCTGTCGGACGGCGAGCGGCAGCGGGTCATGATCGCGAGAGCCCTGGCTCAACGCCCGCAGGTCATGTTGCTGGATGAGATCACCGCCTTCCTGGACCTGCCCAGTCGTGTGACCATCACGGCGACCCTGCGCCGGATCGCTCGTGAAACAGACGTCTCGATCATTCTGTCCAGTCACGATCTGGAGCTATCGCTCAATGCCGCCGACCGGATCTGGCTGCTGCCGGGCGATGGCCGCTTCGTTGATGGCGCGCCGGAGGATGTCGCCTTGTCCGGCGCGATCGGCAAGGCGTTCGATCAGGCCAATCTGGCGTTCTCGCTGACGAGCGGCCGGTTCGAAACGCGGGGGACCAGCCGTGGAACGGCTTTCATCGAAGCCGACGGTCCTGCGGCCGTCTGGCTGGGACACGCCATTAAAAGGTTGGACTTCGGGGTCAGTGGCTCCCGGGCAGGAGCCACCGTCGTCATTCGCCACTCTTCGCAGGGCTATGAGCTTGATGGCGAGACCTATTTGACGATCCATTCCTTGAGCAAGGCGCTCATCCGCCGGCTCGGATAG
- a CDS encoding iron ABC transporter permease, with amino-acid sequence MTSAFARPALVEGGLVLILLIVILASLMIGQVMLSPGEVMSGLGSIGSGSMESRIVVDLRLPRVLAAVIGGAALGLAGLLMQTLFRNKLADAWSLGLMAGGQFGAALVVVAGAVVGPGFLMILTGFAGLGVVAGSVLGTLGVALAMSAMARRVGTVTLLVLGLMLGFLAQGLISVLLHFTNRSQGRIFAAWNDATFANVVWGDFATLAPLLAIGLVGAVVLAKPLTALLLGDVYAESLGVNVPRLRRLVLGTTILLAAPVTAFCGPVAFVGLIVPHLARGLLGSARIGGLIPATALIGAVLALAADLVVHLPWEQHFLHLNAILALIGAPLVILLLLKSRNLRGGEG; translated from the coding sequence ATGACCTCCGCCTTCGCGCGGCCCGCGCTTGTTGAAGGGGGGCTGGTTCTCATCCTCCTGATCGTGATCCTGGCCAGCCTGATGATCGGTCAGGTCATGCTCAGCCCAGGAGAGGTGATGTCCGGCCTGGGCTCGATCGGATCGGGGTCGATGGAGTCGCGCATTGTCGTTGATCTTCGGTTGCCTCGGGTGCTGGCGGCCGTGATCGGCGGCGCGGCGCTCGGCTTGGCCGGTTTGCTGATGCAGACCCTGTTCCGCAACAAGCTGGCGGATGCATGGTCACTGGGTCTGATGGCGGGGGGGCAGTTCGGCGCGGCCCTGGTCGTCGTCGCCGGCGCTGTCGTCGGTCCCGGCTTCCTGATGATCCTGACAGGCTTCGCCGGCTTGGGCGTCGTCGCCGGCTCGGTGCTGGGGACGCTCGGCGTGGCGCTGGCCATGAGCGCCATGGCGCGCCGGGTGGGCACCGTCACCCTTCTGGTGCTGGGGCTCATGTTGGGCTTCCTCGCCCAAGGGCTGATCAGCGTCTTGCTGCATTTCACCAACCGCAGCCAGGGACGGATCTTCGCGGCCTGGAACGACGCCACCTTTGCCAATGTCGTCTGGGGCGACTTCGCGACCCTGGCCCCCTTGCTGGCGATCGGGCTTGTCGGCGCCGTCGTTCTCGCCAAGCCCCTGACCGCGCTCCTGCTGGGTGACGTCTATGCCGAGAGCCTCGGCGTGAACGTGCCCCGCCTGCGCCGGCTGGTGCTCGGGACGACCATTCTGCTAGCCGCGCCCGTGACGGCCTTCTGTGGTCCCGTGGCCTTCGTGGGCCTGATCGTGCCGCATCTCGCGCGAGGCCTACTCGGCTCGGCGCGGATCGGCGGCCTGATCCCGGCGACCGCCCTGATCGGGGCGGTCTTGGCCTTGGCGGCGGACCTGGTGGTCCACCTGCCGTGGGAGCAGCATTTCCTGCACCTCAACGCCATCCTCGCGCTGATCGGCGCCCCGCTGGTGATCCTGCTCTTGCTGAAGTCGCGCAATCTTCGCGGCGGGGAGGGCTGA